One Candidatus Dormiibacterota bacterium genomic window, CACGACGTATACACCATCCGCCGCCGCATAGGCATAGCGACTCCCGTCGGGCGAGATCTGATTGGCCGCCACCGGTACCCATCGGGAGTACTGGCGGTCGTAGCTCAGACCATAGCCTTGACCGTAGCCGGGCCCGGGTCCGCCGACTGGCGGCGCCGTCGGGCTGGTCGCGGGGACGGTCACGCTGCTGGCCGGGTCAGGAATAAACGAGCCCCCCGGAAACACGATGAAGCCTCCACTGCCGGGCGGGCCCGCATACACCGGCAGGCGGCAATCGAGGGGCAGGGTGGAAACGACCGACCCGTTGGATGCCGGTGCGTAGAAGGGCGGATAGTGTCCGCTTGGGCTGGCTGAACCGCCCTGGGGTGGGTACGCCCCGGAGGCTGGATTCCCGTACGGCGGGTAGGGCCCCGAGGCCGGATTCCCGTACGGGTTGGAGGCCGGGTTGCCAAACGGTGAAATAGGTTGCGGACTACCCGCGCCGCTCTGAGTCGGGCTCGGCCGGATGGCCACCGATGCCACCGTGATGCAGCCGCTGGCAATGTTCGTCAGACCGAGTGCTCGGGCCGGTCCGCATCGCAGCGGGGTGGTGAACGTGACGGCGGTGGCGAGGACCACAAGCGAGACGACGCTGACGGCGATGGCGAGGACAGGCCGATTGCGAAAAACCGACTGGATGCCTAGGAGCCACCCCCGGCCCGCGCTCTGCCTCATGCCACTCAATCGCTCGAGCTGTCCGTTTTGTTACGGCCCCGCCCCGAATTGGGCGAGCAGTGCTCGGTTCGCGGGGTCGAAGCGATCCAATTCGACGGCCTTCGCTGCCGCGGCTCGCGCCTGCGTGAAGCGCCCGAGGTTGAGATCGGCCAGGGCGAGGTTTCGGTACACGAGCGGATTGTAGGTTCCGAGCTGCGCGGCGTCGCCATAGGCCTGCGCGGCGCTCGCCCAGTCCGTGCGCTCGAAGGCGATGTTGCCGACCTCGACCGCATAGACACCCTCCCGCGGCGCCAGGTCCCTCGCCTGCGCGGCGGCCCCTCGGGCGAGGTCGCTGCGGCCCTCGATATCTGCCGTAACCGCCACGCGAAGATGCGAATCGGCGAGGTAGGGAAACACGGTCGCGACGAGCGCCAGTGCCGCCAGCGCCGCGATGGCGATCGCGCCGGCCATCGATCTTTCCCGTCCCAGGGTGATGGAGTGCGCCGTTCGCGTTGCGCCCCACGATTCCATGGCCGCGGCGGCAAAGATCCAGAAGGGCAACGAGGCGGCGAGCGCCGAGAAATTGAGCTGGAGCGTGACCTGATAGGCGACCCATGCGGCGAAGATCGCGACGGCTCCTTCTCGCCGGCGTCCTTTCCAGAACGCGTGGACAAAGGCGGCAAGCACGAGCGCGTAGGCGGCCAGACCGACCAGTCCCTGGGTCGCCGCGACCTGCAGTGACTCGGCATGCGCTTTGTCCACCTGCGACCGCCCCAGGTTGGTTGCCTGGAAGCGTGGATAGACCAGTCCGACGTTGTCCGGCCCATAGCCGAATAGGGGGCGGCTCTCGATCAGTCGAATGCTGTCGCGCCAGATGGCTGGCCTCGGGCCCCACGCACTCACGTCGAAGACCGTCATGGCCCTCGCCTGGATCTGCGGCTCGAGCGGCAGGCGACCGGCGAGGCTGAGGCCGGCCGTGACGAGGACGACGAGCACGATCAGCGCGGCGACCGCGCGGGGTCGGAGTATCAGGCGCGGGCTGGCGACGATGAGGACGAGCACGGCGACGGCCGTTCCCAGCCACGCGCTCCTGCTCAATGTCAGGATCAATCCCGCGCCCAGCACTGCGAGCAGGTTGAGGGCGACGACCCGCTTGCTCCATGTATCCGACTGGAGCAGCTCGCGGAACGCCAGCGGGCAGAGCAGTGCGAGAAATGCGCCGAGGACGTTCTGTTGGCCCAGCGTTCCGAAGGCCGGCACGATGCCTCCCTGCCCGATCGAGTCCGTAACGGATTGCAAGATCGCGATGGCGGCAACCAGGTATCCGCTTGCGAGGAGCACGCGGAACAGGGCGCGCGCATCTCCCGGACCGGCCAGGGTTTGTACGGTCAGCCAGAACAGCCCGGCATACGTCAGGATCGTGAGCAGGCCATCGTAGCGTGCATAGGTGCCGAACACCGCGACGTTCTGGTTGTAGGCGAAGCCGGTTGATAGCACCGCCGAGAGAACAAACGCAAGTAGCGGCAGGTCGAGCGGTGTCCGCCTGATCGTCAGCGATCCAGTGGCGATGACGCGGGCCAGAAAGAAAATTACGAGACCGATGACGAGCACGCGGGCGACCAGCAGCTTGGGCAGGACGTAGCGGTCGTAGGTATCCCACCAGTAGGCGAGGGGGAGCAGGAACACGCCGGCGCGAAGGAACCAGCGTTCGACGGCGGCAAGCCGCGGCGGCGCCACCAGCAGAGTATGGCCGGTATAATCGGCGGCAATTCCTCCCATGCGCGCCAACGCTTCCGCGGGGTCCAAACGGCCCGTTTCGTCGGAGCCGCGCGTAACCGTAGTCGTCCTGGCCGCCGGCAAGGGCGTGCGGATGAACTCCAGGCTTCCGAAAGTGCTGCATTCCGTTGCAGGCCGGCCGATGCTGCTCTGGTCGATGGCGGCGGCCCGTGCGCTCGATCCGGAGCGGACGCTGGTCGTGACGAACCCCACGCATGACGGCATCCAGGCAGCGCTCAACGGCGACGTCCAGACGGTCAGCCAGGCCAAGCAGCTCGGCACCGGGCATGCGCTCGCGCAAGTTACGGCGGCGCACCGGACGTCAGGTCCTGTCGTCGTGCTTTATGCCGACGCGCCGCTGCTTCGCGGCGAGACGCTTCGCGCCTTGCTCGCCGAGCACGAAAAATCCCACGCAACCGTCACCCTGCTGACAGCCAATCTGGAACATCCCACGGGCTATGGCCGGATCGTCCGGGCGCGCAACGGTGTCTTCCGGGACATCGTCGAAGAAAAAGACGCCACGGACCAGCAAAAAGAGATTCGCGAAGTCAACTCCGGCGTGTATGTCTTCAATGGCCGCGAGCTCTGGCCGGCGCTGCTCAAGCTCGAAAACAACAATCGAGCCGGCGAGTATTACCTCACGGACATCGTGCGCTTGATCAAAGGCAAGGTGCATACGCTGCCCGTTGACGACGGCGACGAGATCCTGGGCATCAACGATCGCCGCCAGCTGGCCCAGGCCGAGCGCGTGATGCGCCAGAGAATCCTGGACGGCTTGATGACGAGTGGCGTCACGATCACGGACCCGGCGACGACGTTTATCGACGCCGATGTCCAGGTCGGCCGCGACACGGTCGTGCTGCCCTTCAGCTTTATCTCGGGCGAATCGAGCATCGGCGCGGACTGCATCATCGGGCCGTTCGCGCAGATCCGCGACTCGATCATCGGGGACTCCTGCCGGATCGAGCGAGCCCACCTGGAGAAAGCGACCCTGGCGCAAAACGTCCATGTTGGGCCCTTCAGCCGGCTGCGCACTGGCAGCGTACTGGACGAGGGCGTCCGCGTCGGGACTCACGCGGAGATCAAGAACTCGCACATCGGCGCGGGGACGGCCATTGCGCATTTCAGTGCCGTGCTGGACAGCGACGTCGGCGCCGGCGCGAACATCGGCGCCGGGACCATCACGGCGAATTTTGACGGCGTCGACAAGCACCGGACCGAGATCGGCGACCGCGCGCAGGTCGGGAGCGATACGATTCTGGTAGCGCCGGTGCGTGTCGGCGACGACGCCTACACGGCGGCAGGATCGGTGATCACGGCAGACGTGCCGGCGGGGAGTCTGGCGATCGAGCGTTCCGAACAGAAGGTCGTTCCGGGCTGGACAGAACGGCGTCGGGGACGGCGCAAACGGGAGGTTCCGACATAGCGCAGCCCAGGGTCGGCGAGCGAGTCGATTTGCGACCGCAGGCGCCCGAGGGTGCGCCCCGGCAGCCGGGCGCGCTCAAGCTGCTCTCCGGCGACGCCAATCCTGAGCTCGCTCGGAAGATCGCCGAGGCGCTGCACGAGCCCCTCGATGACATGCGCATCACGCGCTTCGCCGATGGCGAGATCGACGTCAAGATCGCCCACAGCGTCCGCGGCGCTGACGTCTTCCTGATTCAGCCGACCTGCCAGCCGGTGTCGGAGAACTACATGCAGCTTTTCATCATTCTCGACGCCCTGCGTCGGGCCTCGGCCGGTCGGATCACGGCCGTCATTCCCTACTACGGCTATGCCCGAAAAGAAAAAAAGACCCAGGCGCGGGATCCAATCTCGGCCAAGCTGATGGCCGACATCATCACGCTCGCCGGGGCGAACCGCGTCATTGCGCTGGACCTCCATGCCGACGCCATCCAGGGCTTTTTCGATATCCCGGTTGATCACCTGACGGCCGAAAAGCTCCTGGTCGAATACATTCGCAAGCTGCATTTGCCAAACGCCGTGATCGTGTCTCCTGACGTTGGCGGCGCCAAGCGCGTCGGGGACGTCGCGCGGCTGCTGGATCTGCCGATCGCCTTTGTCTATAAGCGGCGTCCAAAAGACGACGTCGTCAGTGAGCAGCGCGTCGTCGGCGACGTCGACGGCATGGACGCCGTCGTCGTCGATGACTTGATCTCGACCGGCGGCACGCTGGTCGGCGTCTCGCATGCGCTGCGCGCCGAGGGCGCGACCAGCGTTCGGGTCCTTGCCACCCACGGCGTGCTCGCCGGTGACGCCGTCGCCAAGCTCGTCGACTCGCCCATCGAAGAAATCGTGATCACCGACTCGGTTCCACTGCCGCCAGAGAAGCAGCACGCCAAGATCAAGGTACTTTCCGTCGCGCCATTGCTCGCCGAGGCGATCCTCCGGGTCCACGAGGATCGTTCCGTCAGCGAGCTCTTCAAGTAGACCTCATTGGACACCACGGCCTGGCTCGAGCTCATCATCATCGTCATCGCGCTCGTCCTGGCGGGGCTGGCCGCCTCGGCCGAGACGTCGCTCACGTCCATCTCACGGGTGCGGCTGCGGCAGCTCGTTGAACAGAAGGTCCCGCAGGCGATCGTGATCGAACGCTTGCATCGGAATCCGAACGCTTACCTATCGACCATCTTGATCGTCAACACGGTGGCGATCATCGTGGCCTCGTCGACAGCGACGCTTCTGGCCTTGCATCTCTATCACGAACGTGTCGCCGAGTGGGCGGTCAGCATCGTGCTGTCGCTGGTGGTGCTCGTCGCCTGCGAGATCACGCCCAAAACCCTGGCACTGCAGCGCGCCGAAAAGGTGGCACTGCGCATGGCCCGGCTGGTCGCCTGGGCGACCTGGGTGATGCGGCCCATCGTGTTCGTCCTCACGGCGGTTACCCGATTGATCCTGCGGATCATGGGCGCCAGAGCCCAGGTGCGAGGCCCGTTCGTCACCGAAGAAGAATTGAAAATGCTGGTCTCCGTGGGCGAAGAAGAGGGCGTCCTCGAAGAAGAAGAGCGCGAGATGATCCACGGCATCTTCGAGATGGGCGACATGCGCGTCCGCGAAGTCATGGTGCCGCGCACCGACCTCGTCGCCATCGAAGCCAACGAGCCGGTGGAGAAGGCCGTCGAGCTGGTCACCAAGCACGGCCATACCAGGATCCCCGTTTACGAGGGCAACCTGGACCACATCGTCGGCGTCCTCTACGCCAAGGACTTGCTTCGGGCGGTGGTGCGCGGCGAGAAGAAATCCCTGCGTGAGATCGCCCGCAAGCCCTACTTCACCCCGGAATCGAACAAAGTCCAGGACGTGCTGCGCGACCTGCGCAAGAATCGCGTCCATATGGCGATCGTCGTCGATGAGTACGGTGGCACCGCGGGGGCGGTCACGATCGAAGATATTCTGGAAGAGATCGTCGGGCCGATCCAGGACGAGTACGACATCGGCGAAGAGGACGAGATTCAATTTATCTCGCCCAACGAGGTCGTGCTGGACGGGCGCGTCAGCGTCGATGACGTCAACGAGCTCTTGAAACTCAACATCGCCGCTGACGACTACGACACGATCGGCGGGTACGTCTTGAACCAATTGGGGGCCGCCCCCAAAGTCGGCGCCACGCTCAAGCTTGGCAATGCCGACCTTCGTGTCGAGGCCGTCCAGGGCACGCGGATCAAGAAAGTGCGGATCAAGAGCCAGACGCCGTTCCAGATCCCTGAGCCGTCACAGGACGAGCCGACACTGTCGAGCACGCCGGAAACCGCCCGCGGACGCGAGTCGACACGGGAGCCCTAGCCGTTTCGGCGCGGGGGAGCGAAACGCGGACCGCGCCCGCGTACACGCTGACGACGTGGTTTGCCGCCGCGACCTGCGCGCTCGCACCGGCCTACACCGTCCGCTGGCACTACGGCTTCTATCCGACCACCCTGCTGGAGCATGCCGTGATCTTGACCGTCGTGGTCTTCGCGATCGAGACCATCCGGCAGCGCTCGCGGCTCGAATGGCGCACCCCGTTCACCTGGCCGGCCGCGCTATTGCTCCTGGCCGGGGCGATCTCGGTCGTGGTCGCCCCCAGTCGCCGGGACGCGCTCGGCCTTTACCGGGCCTATTTCGTCGAGCCGATCGCGTTTTTCTTCGTCCTCGGAATGGTGGTGCGCGAGGCCAGGCGAGCGTTCCTGATGCTGGCCGGCCTCGGCGTCGCCACGCTGGTCGTGGGCCTCGCGAATGCCCTCGTCGTCATCCAGGCCATCCTGGCGCACCGGTTGGACCTGGCCGGGACGCCGCCGGTTGTGATCTATCAGACCCAAAACGCGGTTGCGCTCTTCCTGCTGCCGGTCATCGCCGTCGCCGCCAGCATCCTGGCCTACGGTCGGGAGCGGAGCGCGCGTTTAGCCAGTGCCGCGTACCTGGTGCTGGCCGTGCCATCTTTCTTGTTGACGTTATCGCGCGGCGGATACCTGGCGCTGCTCGGCGTCGGGGTGGGACTTGCGCTTGCGAGCCGCCGGCGGCGGCTCCTGCTGGCGACCGCCGTGGGGGTCACCATCATCTTTGCGCTGATCCCACCGATAACGAGCCGCCTCGCGCACGAGATCAATCCGGCAGACGGAAACAACACGTTGGTCGGCCGTTCCTATCTCTGGCGTGCCACCCTGCAGATGCTGCAGCACTATCCCGTCACCGGCGTTGGACTGGCGGGTTTCGAGACGCGCCTGGGGCCCTACTGGAACGCGACGCATATCGACCGTTTTATCTATCCGCACAACATCGTGCTGAACTTCTGGAGCGCGACCGGCCTCCTCGGCCTGGCGGCGTTCGGCTGGCTTCTCTATGCGGCATTCCGTGCCAGCTGGCGCGGCTGGAGGACCGGCGCCTGGCCGTGGCGCGCGATGCATTTCGGCGTCCTGCTGGCCCTCGTCGGCATCGTGATTCACGGCCTGGTCGACGTGCCCTATTTCAAGAACGATCTGAGCCTGGAATTCTGGGTGCTGCTGGGGGTTACCTGGGCGGGGCTCCGCTGGGGGTCTCCGACCGGGCGGGAATCAGCTCCCGATACAGGTTGACGTGCGCCTCGACCTGTTGGGACAGTCGCGAGCCGGCGGGGCGCTGACCGGCGTCGGCCCAGCCGGTGCGAGCGGCCGATAGGATCGCCCGTGCCAGGTCCGCCGGCGTATAGGCGCCGGCCCTGACGAAGGTAATATTCGGCGTCGCGCGAAGCGAATCCGACGTCGCGGGCCCGTCCGTCGTCACCACCGGCAGCCGGTGCTCGAGCACTGCTTCCAGCGTCGTGTTTCGTTGCGACGCGCCTTCGCGGTAGAGAAGGGCGGCAACCTCGCACGCTTGAAGCGCTTCGGAGACTTCCGCGGAGCTGGCGTAGCCGAGCCACGTCACGGAACCTGATAAGCCGAGGTCGCCGATCTTTCTTTTCAGCACCTCGGTATATTCGCGAGCTCGCTGGGCGTCGTAGTCGGCCTCGCCGCCGACGATGAGCAGGTGGCTGGCCGTCGAGCGCCGCAACGCCACCAGGCTATCGATGATGTCTTCGAGCCGGCGGCGCGGGTGAATCAGGCCGAAGGTCCCCAGCAGGAGCTCGCCCGGAGCAAGCCCGAGCCGAGCCCGAAACGCCGCCCGATCCGCGTCGCCGTTGATGGGAATCGTCGAGATCATCTGCGTGACATCGACGCGCGTTCCAAAAATACGAAGCCGGCCGCGCAGCGCCTCGGCTTCGATCGGATCAGGGACGACGATGCGGCTCGACGTTAGCGCCATGAAATCCGTCGCCAGCCGTCCGTGCCAGCGGCGTTCGCTGCGCTCGTGAATCGTGAGCACGACCGGCACCCGCGCCAGCCAGCGCACCGCCAACGGCAGAAACAGGACGCCCAGACTTCGCTCATATCCGACGGCCGGATACTGGATGTGGACGACGTCCGGCGCGAGCCGGTGGATCAGCCGGGCCCACCTGATAACGGACGGCAATGACCAGCCTGGGACGAGCCGCACGACTTGAGCCGGGGCAACCGCCTCGGGTCGAACGAGCGCATTTTTCGTCGTGAGGACCTGCACGGTGATCCCGGGGGAGAGTGCCAGCTGCGATGCCAGGCGGGCCGTGTACTCGCCGATGCCGCAGCGGACCGCGGGGAGCGATCCGCTCACCAACACGAGTTTCACGCGCCCCCATCCTGCCCTCCCCCAGAGGGGGAGGGGAAATTTCCGGATGGGAAATTGCGCAGGACGGCCAGCTCCGTCTGCGCTCGCTCGTGAAGGACGCGGCTGCGGAGGCCGCCGACCGCAAAAATCACCAGGCGCGCCAGATGCGACACGAATGTCGCCACCATGATCAGGCTGGCCGTCAAACGCCCGTAGTGCTTCTCGAAATAGCGCCGGCGGCCGGCGATCGCCTTCAGGATGGTGGGTGCCGGCGCCAGCCGCTGGCTGGCTCCCCACTGGTGGACGACGCGAGCCGCCGGGACGTAGGTCACCCGCCAACCGGCCCGGCGGGCCCGCAGGCAAAAGTCGACGTCTTCGTAGCCCCAGGCGAAGCCTTCGTCGAGGCCGCCGATCTGGTCGATGACGCCGCGGCGAATCAGCATCGCGGCCCCGGAGACCTCATCGACATCGGCCGGTTTGGAGTAATCGCGCTGCGTCCCGTAGCGAGGCCGGCCGGTCAGCCGATTGAGTCCGAGCAGTGACGCCACGGCCGACGCCGGCGTTGGAAAACGGCCGCCCGAGGGCTGGAGGGTCCCATCGGGATTCAGCAATTTGGGTCCAATCACGCCCGCCTCCGGATGCTCATCGGCATACGCCACCAGCGTCCGCAAGGCGTCCGTCTCGACGGCGGCGTCGGAGTTCAGCAGGAGTAGGTAGCGGCCACGCGCTCGTCCGACCGCCTGGTTGTTGGCCGCGGCAAAGCCGCGATTGCTGGCATTGGCGATGAGCTCGACGGCCCGGAAGCGCTGCCGTACGAGATCAACGCTCCCATCCGTCGAACCGTTGTCGACCACGAACACCTCGACCGCCAGGTCGTGCCGAGCCGCGTCGACGGATTGCAGGCAGGCCTCGAGCAGCCGGCAGGTGTTCCAGTTGACAACGATCACGCTCAGGTCCGT contains:
- a CDS encoding glycosyltransferase, which codes for MKLVLVSGSLPAVRCGIGEYTARLASQLALSPGITVQVLTTKNALVRPEAVAPAQVVRLVPGWSLPSVIRWARLIHRLAPDVVHIQYPAVGYERSLGVLFLPLAVRWLARVPVVLTIHERSERRWHGRLATDFMALTSSRIVVPDPIEAEALRGRLRIFGTRVDVTQMISTIPINGDADRAAFRARLGLAPGELLLGTFGLIHPRRRLEDIIDSLVALRRSTASHLLIVGGEADYDAQRAREYTEVLKRKIGDLGLSGSVTWLGYASSAEVSEALQACEVAALLYREGASQRNTTLEAVLEHRLPVVTTDGPATSDSLRATPNITFVRAGAYTPADLARAILSAARTGWADAGQRPAGSRLSQQVEAHVNLYRELIPARSETPSGAPPR
- a CDS encoding O-antigen ligase family protein, with product MILTVVVFAIETIRQRSRLEWRTPFTWPAALLLLAGAISVVVAPSRRDALGLYRAYFVEPIAFFFVLGMVVREARRAFLMLAGLGVATLVVGLANALVVIQAILAHRLDLAGTPPVVIYQTQNAVALFLLPVIAVAASILAYGRERSARLASAAYLVLAVPSFLLTLSRGGYLALLGVGVGLALASRRRRLLLATAVGVTIIFALIPPITSRLAHEINPADGNNTLVGRSYLWRATLQMLQHYPVTGVGLAGFETRLGPYWNATHIDRFIYPHNIVLNFWSATGLLGLAAFGWLLYAAFRASWRGWRTGAWPWRAMHFGVLLALVGIVIHGLVDVPYFKNDLSLEFWVLLGVTWAGLRWGSPTGRESAPDTG
- a CDS encoding ribose-phosphate pyrophosphokinase — translated: MRPQAPEGAPRQPGALKLLSGDANPELARKIAEALHEPLDDMRITRFADGEIDVKIAHSVRGADVFLIQPTCQPVSENYMQLFIILDALRRASAGRITAVIPYYGYARKEKKTQARDPISAKLMADIITLAGANRVIALDLHADAIQGFFDIPVDHLTAEKLLVEYIRKLHLPNAVIVSPDVGGAKRVGDVARLLDLPIAFVYKRRPKDDVVSEQRVVGDVDGMDAVVVDDLISTGGTLVGVSHALRAEGATSVRVLATHGVLAGDAVAKLVDSPIEEIVITDSVPLPPEKQHAKIKVLSVAPLLAEAILRVHEDRSVSELFK
- a CDS encoding O-antigen ligase family protein, which translates into the protein MAPPRLAAVERWFLRAGVFLLPLAYWWDTYDRYVLPKLLVARVLVIGLVIFFLARVIATGSLTIRRTPLDLPLLAFVLSAVLSTGFAYNQNVAVFGTYARYDGLLTILTYAGLFWLTVQTLAGPGDARALFRVLLASGYLVAAIAILQSVTDSIGQGGIVPAFGTLGQQNVLGAFLALLCPLAFRELLQSDTWSKRVVALNLLAVLGAGLILTLSRSAWLGTAVAVLVLIVASPRLILRPRAVAALIVLVVLVTAGLSLAGRLPLEPQIQARAMTVFDVSAWGPRPAIWRDSIRLIESRPLFGYGPDNVGLVYPRFQATNLGRSQVDKAHAESLQVAATQGLVGLAAYALVLAAFVHAFWKGRRREGAVAIFAAWVAYQVTLQLNFSALAASLPFWIFAAAAMESWGATRTAHSITLGRERSMAGAIAIAALAALALVATVFPYLADSHLRVAVTADIEGRSDLARGAAAQARDLAPREGVYAVEVGNIAFERTDWASAAQAYGDAAQLGTYNPLVYRNLALADLNLGRFTQARAAAAKAVELDRFDPANRALLAQFGAGP
- a CDS encoding glycosyltransferase family 2 protein is translated as MSGGGATDLSVIVVNWNTCRLLEACLQSVDAARHDLAVEVFVVDNGSTDGSVDLVRQRFRAVELIANASNRGFAAANNQAVGRARGRYLLLLNSDAAVETDALRTLVAYADEHPEAGVIGPKLLNPDGTLQPSGGRFPTPASAVASLLGLNRLTGRPRYGTQRDYSKPADVDEVSGAAMLIRRGVIDQIGGLDEGFAWGYEDVDFCLRARRAGWRVTYVPAARVVHQWGASQRLAPAPTILKAIAGRRRYFEKHYGRLTASLIMVATFVSHLARLVIFAVGGLRSRVLHERAQTELAVLRNFPSGNFPSPSGGGQDGGA
- the glmU gene encoding bifunctional UDP-N-acetylglucosamine diphosphorylase/glucosamine-1-phosphate N-acetyltransferase GlmU — protein: MRANASAGSKRPVSSEPRVTVVVLAAGKGVRMNSRLPKVLHSVAGRPMLLWSMAAARALDPERTLVVTNPTHDGIQAALNGDVQTVSQAKQLGTGHALAQVTAAHRTSGPVVVLYADAPLLRGETLRALLAEHEKSHATVTLLTANLEHPTGYGRIVRARNGVFRDIVEEKDATDQQKEIREVNSGVYVFNGRELWPALLKLENNNRAGEYYLTDIVRLIKGKVHTLPVDDGDEILGINDRRQLAQAERVMRQRILDGLMTSGVTITDPATTFIDADVQVGRDTVVLPFSFISGESSIGADCIIGPFAQIRDSIIGDSCRIERAHLEKATLAQNVHVGPFSRLRTGSVLDEGVRVGTHAEIKNSHIGAGTAIAHFSAVLDSDVGAGANIGAGTITANFDGVDKHRTEIGDRAQVGSDTILVAPVRVGDDAYTAAGSVITADVPAGSLAIERSEQKVVPGWTERRRGRRKREVPT
- a CDS encoding hemolysin family protein yields the protein MDTTAWLELIIIVIALVLAGLAASAETSLTSISRVRLRQLVEQKVPQAIVIERLHRNPNAYLSTILIVNTVAIIVASSTATLLALHLYHERVAEWAVSIVLSLVVLVACEITPKTLALQRAEKVALRMARLVAWATWVMRPIVFVLTAVTRLILRIMGARAQVRGPFVTEEELKMLVSVGEEEGVLEEEEREMIHGIFEMGDMRVREVMVPRTDLVAIEANEPVEKAVELVTKHGHTRIPVYEGNLDHIVGVLYAKDLLRAVVRGEKKSLREIARKPYFTPESNKVQDVLRDLRKNRVHMAIVVDEYGGTAGAVTIEDILEEIVGPIQDEYDIGEEDEIQFISPNEVVLDGRVSVDDVNELLKLNIAADDYDTIGGYVLNQLGAAPKVGATLKLGNADLRVEAVQGTRIKKVRIKSQTPFQIPEPSQDEPTLSSTPETARGRESTREP